A portion of the Vanessa atalanta chromosome 14, ilVanAtal1.2, whole genome shotgun sequence genome contains these proteins:
- the LOC125068741 gene encoding xanthine dehydrogenase-like isoform X2, with product MCLEGGCGACIISVIKSPGSMPEAVNSCLVSVPSCHGWEVTTIEKIGNRLDGYHPLQKTLAETNGTQCGYCSPGFVMSMYNLLKSKRKTMIEIEQQLSSNICRCTGYRTILEAFKKFASDAPKPNKIMDIEDITLCNKTSEICLKNNIKDNDWCFVSGDSLGEINIEIDLKDNRKWFRVNAVEDVFNILRKEGSDSYMLVAGNTGKGVRPIVEYPRVLIDVTAISDLKGFYFDQNMVVGAGTTLTELMDIFADASDTEYFGYLKVINEHIQLVANVAIRNQGTIAGNLMIKHKYRDFSSDIFLLLQAVGAQLTIRSADGVTKTVTMENFLNENMRGKIILNVLLPPLNTAYKLVTYKVSAKSRNAHAIVNAAFLYKLNEDDNKVLKSRIVFGGLSSNFSRATKTENFIIGKMLFNNNILQQTIKILSDELVVTDLPPEPSVQYRKQLAIGLFYKGLLFLSPQNILHSRYKSGKIKLHQTRPVSTASQSFPTDPNIWPLNEPIPKVEALHQCAGEAKYVDDHPSLPREVFATFVLTTIARGNIDIIDATEALNFPGVIAFYTAKDIPGVNSFTPPEDQDSITNEEILCDGEVFYYNQPLGIIVAESYDIANRARLLVKVKYSNVRQPKIDIRNIKNDPSQVTLFSCINATDKGNDVVKVIDDDQTIFGQYHFCLENLSCVSWPTEEGIKATPTSHYLAAAQTMSARCLNIDQSRVDMEVHRVGGSFGLKLSRQTLITTACSIATYKLNRPCRFLMPLRIQTRAIGKRMPSSTNYEIGVNSEGVIQYLNYDIYDDNGYIVNELLIRITEGNYYNCYDKARWNFRCFNAISDTPSNTWFRSPGTLEAISAAETIMERIAYELDLDPLTVRLNNLDKEFGDLIEMTNTLINDSNYIERKKAKDKFNSENRWKKRGLRFALMRWNSTYPYILNITLSVYSGDGSVAITHGGVELGQGINTKAIQVCAYFLNIPVSKIKVKASNTMANPNNSCTVSSLASQNVALGVTRCCKELLERLEPLRRDMGNPTWERLIARAYELGINLQANGLATFDDVYKNNNVFGAILAEVEVDVLTGESEILRVDLLEDVGRSINPLIDIGQIEGAFVQGLGYMTSEELVYNYSTGELLTDRSWNYYVPQATDIPQDFRIYFREKSYSYDAILGTKSTSEPPLCLSVVVPFAMREAIASARLESGIPSNKWFNIDGPYTVEKICLSCETKIEDLKFY from the exons ATGTGCCTGGAAGGTGGATGCGGAGCATGTATCATAAGCGTCATAAAATCACCAGGGTCAATGCCGGAAGCGGTTAATTCT TGTTTGGTATCAGTACCATCTTGTCATGGCTGGGAGGTTACAACTATTGAGAAGATTGGCAACCGACTGGATGGTTACCATCCTTTGCAAAAGACGCTCGCAGAGACGAACGGTACTCAATGTGGCTACTGTAGTCCCGGCTTCGTCATGTCTATGTataa TTTATTGAAGAGCAAAAGAAAGACTATGATAGAAATAGAACAGCAGCTGTCCAGTAATATATGCAGATGCACTGGATACAGAACTATTTTGGAAGCATTCAAGAAGTTTGCCAGTGATGCTCCCAagccaaataaaataatggatatAGAAGATATTACCCTATGTAATAAAACTAGTGagatatgtttgaaaaataacataaaagacAACGATTGGTGTTTTGTGTCTGGAGATAGTTTGGGAGAAATCAATattgaaatagatttaaaaGATAACAGAAAATGGTTTAGAGTAAACGCAGTTGaagatgtttttaatatattacgaaaAGAAGGAAGTGATTCTTATATGCTTGTTGCGGGCAATACTGGAAAAG GAGTTCGCCCAATTGTAGAATATCCTCGTGTTTTAATAGATGTCACTGCTATAAGTGATCTGAAAGGTTTCTATTTTGACCAAAACATGGTTGTGGGAGCTGGAACAACACTGACTGAATTAATGGATATATTTGCTGATGCATCTGATACTGAATATTTTGGTTACCTGAAAGTTATAAATGAACATATTCAACTAGTAGCCAACGTTGCTATCAGGAAT CAAGGAACAATAGCGGGAAACTTAATGATCAAACATAAGTATCGTGACTTCTCTTCTGACATTTTTCTCCTTCTCCAAGCAGTCGGAGCGCAGCTGACGATAA gatCTGCTGATGGTGTTACGAAAACAGTTACTATGGAAAATTTTCTAAACGAAAACATGAgaggaaaaataattttaaatgttttactgcCACCATTAAATACTGCTTATAAGTTGGTTACTTACAAG GTATCAGCAAAATCCCGAAATGCACATGCAATTGTCAATGCAGCGTTTCTTTATAAGCTAAATGAGGATGATAACAAAGTGCTAAAATCTAGAATTGTATTCGGTGGATTGTCTTCAAACTTTTCACGAGCTACAAAAACAGAGAATTTTATCATTGGAAAAATGCTcttcaataacaatattttgcaACAAACCATCAAAATACTCTCCGATGAACTTGTGGTAACTGATCTTCCACCTGAACCCTCAGTTCAATATAGAAAACAGCTGGCAATAGGACTCTTTTATAAG GGTCTTTTATTTCTCTCTCCCCAAAACATATTGCACTCACGATACAAATCCGGAAAGATAAAACTTCATCAAACGCGTCCAGTTTCTACTGCGTCGCAGTCGTTTCCAACTGATCCAAATATATGGCCTCTTAATGAACCAATACCTAAGGTGGAAGCATTG CACCAGTGCGCGGGAGAGGCAAAGTATGTCGATGATCACCCGTCCCTACCTAGAGAAGTGTTTGCTACGTTTGTCCTTACAACTATCGCAAGAGGAAATATAGACATTATAGATGCCACTGAAGCTTTG AATTTCCCTGGCGTTATAGCCTTCTATACAGCTAAAGATATCCCTGGCGTCAATTCATTTACACCACCTGAAGACCAAGATAGTATTACGAATGAAGAGATACTATGTGACGGTgaagttttttattacaaccAACCTTTAGGAATTATCGTAGCAGAATCTTATGATATAGCTAACAGAGCTCGATTATTGGTAAAGGTTAAGTACAGTAACGTACGTCAACCCAAAATAgatataaggaatattaaaaatgatcctAGTCAAGTTACATTATTCTCATGTATAAACGCAACTGACAAGGGTAACGATGTAGTCAAAGTTATCGATGACGATCAAACTATATTTGGGCAATATCATTTTTGTTTGGAAAATTTGTCATGTGTTTCTTGGCCAACTGAAGAAGGAATTAAAGCTACTCCCACGTCACACTACTTAGCTGCTGCTCAAACGATGTCGGCACGGTGCTTGAACATCGATCAAAGCAG GGTCGACATGGAAGTTCATCGAGTTGGAGGAAGTTTTGGATTGAAATTGTCAAGACAGACTCTTATAACTACAGCTTGCAGTATCGCTACCTACAAACTGAACCGACCTTGTAGATTCCTCATGCCATTAAGAATCCAAACTCGTGCAATTGGTAAACGAATGCCTTCTTCAACGAATTATGAA atAGGTGTTAATAGTGAAGGTGTTATTCAGTACTTGAATTATGACATTTATGATGATAATGGTTATATTGTCAACGAACTTCTTATACGAATCACTGAAGGAAACTATTACAATTGCTATGACAAGGCAAGGTGGAATTTTAGATGTTTCAATGCTATTTCTGATACTCCTTCGAATACTTGGTTTCGTTCTCCag GGACATTGGAAGCCATTTCTGCCGCTGAGACAATCATGGAACGAATAGCTTACGAATTGGACTTAGATCCTTTAACAGTTCGCCTAAATAACCTTGACAAAGAATTTGGTGACCTTATTGAAATGACCAATACTCTTATAAATGATTCAAATTACATCGAAAGGAAAAAGGCAAAAGacaaatttaattcagaaaATAGATGGAAAAAACGAGGCTTAAGATTTGCTCTTATGAGATGGAACAGCACCTAcccttatatattaaatataacattatcagTCTACAGCGGTGATGGGTCAGTTGCAATAACTCACGGAGGGGTTGAATTAGGTCAAGGCATTAACACTAAAGCAATTCAAGTTTGTGCATATTTCTTGAATATAcctgtaagtaaaataaaagttaaagccAGCAACACAATGGCCAATCCGAATAATTCATGTACTGTTTCGAGTTTGGCATCCCAAAATGTTGCTTTAGGAGTTACAAGATGTTGTAAGGAATTGCTAGAACGATTAGAACCTTTAAGAAGAGATATGGGTAACCCAACATGGGAACGATTAATTGCAAGAGCATATGAACTGGGAATTAATTTACAAGCAAATGGACTCGCTACATTTGATGACGTATATAAGAACAATAATGTTTTTGGTGCGATCTTAGCTGAAGTTGAAGTCGATGTACTAACAGGTGAATCTGAAATCCTGAGAGTTGATTTATTAGAAGACGTAGGTCGTAGTATTAATCCATTAATTGATATTGGGcaa ATTGAAGGTGCGTTCGTACAGGGACTGGGTTATATGACATCTGAAGAATTGGTGTATAATTATAGCACTGGTGAACTGCTCACCGATCGATCTTGGAATTACTATGTACCACAAGCCACGGATATACCGCAGGACTTTCGAATATACTTTCGGGAGAAATCTTACAGCTATGATGCTATTCTTGGAACAAAat CAACTAGTGAGCCACCTCTTTGTTTGTCAGTGGTAGTGCCCTTCGCAATGAGAGAGGCAATAGCTTCTGCCAGATTAGAGTCAGGAATCCCTTCAAACAAATGGTTTAATatag ATGGACCATACACCgtagaaaaaatatgtttgtcatGCGAAACCAAAATTgaggatttaaaattttactaa
- the LOC125068741 gene encoding xanthine dehydrogenase/oxidase-like isoform X1 encodes MSSKAGMDSVKFKVNGSEYSIGGDVSSTTTLLEFLRRCLELRGTKYMCLEGGCGACIISVIKSPGSMPEAVNSCLVSVPSCHGWEVTTIEKIGNRLDGYHPLQKTLAETNGTQCGYCSPGFVMSMYNLLKSKRKTMIEIEQQLSSNICRCTGYRTILEAFKKFASDAPKPNKIMDIEDITLCNKTSEICLKNNIKDNDWCFVSGDSLGEINIEIDLKDNRKWFRVNAVEDVFNILRKEGSDSYMLVAGNTGKGVRPIVEYPRVLIDVTAISDLKGFYFDQNMVVGAGTTLTELMDIFADASDTEYFGYLKVINEHIQLVANVAIRNQGTIAGNLMIKHKYRDFSSDIFLLLQAVGAQLTIRSADGVTKTVTMENFLNENMRGKIILNVLLPPLNTAYKLVTYKVSAKSRNAHAIVNAAFLYKLNEDDNKVLKSRIVFGGLSSNFSRATKTENFIIGKMLFNNNILQQTIKILSDELVVTDLPPEPSVQYRKQLAIGLFYKGLLFLSPQNILHSRYKSGKIKLHQTRPVSTASQSFPTDPNIWPLNEPIPKVEALHQCAGEAKYVDDHPSLPREVFATFVLTTIARGNIDIIDATEALNFPGVIAFYTAKDIPGVNSFTPPEDQDSITNEEILCDGEVFYYNQPLGIIVAESYDIANRARLLVKVKYSNVRQPKIDIRNIKNDPSQVTLFSCINATDKGNDVVKVIDDDQTIFGQYHFCLENLSCVSWPTEEGIKATPTSHYLAAAQTMSARCLNIDQSRVDMEVHRVGGSFGLKLSRQTLITTACSIATYKLNRPCRFLMPLRIQTRAIGKRMPSSTNYEIGVNSEGVIQYLNYDIYDDNGYIVNELLIRITEGNYYNCYDKARWNFRCFNAISDTPSNTWFRSPGTLEAISAAETIMERIAYELDLDPLTVRLNNLDKEFGDLIEMTNTLINDSNYIERKKAKDKFNSENRWKKRGLRFALMRWNSTYPYILNITLSVYSGDGSVAITHGGVELGQGINTKAIQVCAYFLNIPVSKIKVKASNTMANPNNSCTVSSLASQNVALGVTRCCKELLERLEPLRRDMGNPTWERLIARAYELGINLQANGLATFDDVYKNNNVFGAILAEVEVDVLTGESEILRVDLLEDVGRSINPLIDIGQIEGAFVQGLGYMTSEELVYNYSTGELLTDRSWNYYVPQATDIPQDFRIYFREKSYSYDAILGTKSTSEPPLCLSVVVPFAMREAIASARLESGIPSNKWFNIDGPYTVEKICLSCETKIEDLKFY; translated from the exons ttggCGGTGATGTCAGTTCCACTACAACACTGCTCGAGTTCCTGAGAAGATGTCTGGAACTGCGAGGAACCAAATATATGTGCCTGGAAGGTGGATGCGGAGCATGTATCATAAGCGTCATAAAATCACCAGGGTCAATGCCGGAAGCGGTTAATTCT TGTTTGGTATCAGTACCATCTTGTCATGGCTGGGAGGTTACAACTATTGAGAAGATTGGCAACCGACTGGATGGTTACCATCCTTTGCAAAAGACGCTCGCAGAGACGAACGGTACTCAATGTGGCTACTGTAGTCCCGGCTTCGTCATGTCTATGTataa TTTATTGAAGAGCAAAAGAAAGACTATGATAGAAATAGAACAGCAGCTGTCCAGTAATATATGCAGATGCACTGGATACAGAACTATTTTGGAAGCATTCAAGAAGTTTGCCAGTGATGCTCCCAagccaaataaaataatggatatAGAAGATATTACCCTATGTAATAAAACTAGTGagatatgtttgaaaaataacataaaagacAACGATTGGTGTTTTGTGTCTGGAGATAGTTTGGGAGAAATCAATattgaaatagatttaaaaGATAACAGAAAATGGTTTAGAGTAAACGCAGTTGaagatgtttttaatatattacgaaaAGAAGGAAGTGATTCTTATATGCTTGTTGCGGGCAATACTGGAAAAG GAGTTCGCCCAATTGTAGAATATCCTCGTGTTTTAATAGATGTCACTGCTATAAGTGATCTGAAAGGTTTCTATTTTGACCAAAACATGGTTGTGGGAGCTGGAACAACACTGACTGAATTAATGGATATATTTGCTGATGCATCTGATACTGAATATTTTGGTTACCTGAAAGTTATAAATGAACATATTCAACTAGTAGCCAACGTTGCTATCAGGAAT CAAGGAACAATAGCGGGAAACTTAATGATCAAACATAAGTATCGTGACTTCTCTTCTGACATTTTTCTCCTTCTCCAAGCAGTCGGAGCGCAGCTGACGATAA gatCTGCTGATGGTGTTACGAAAACAGTTACTATGGAAAATTTTCTAAACGAAAACATGAgaggaaaaataattttaaatgttttactgcCACCATTAAATACTGCTTATAAGTTGGTTACTTACAAG GTATCAGCAAAATCCCGAAATGCACATGCAATTGTCAATGCAGCGTTTCTTTATAAGCTAAATGAGGATGATAACAAAGTGCTAAAATCTAGAATTGTATTCGGTGGATTGTCTTCAAACTTTTCACGAGCTACAAAAACAGAGAATTTTATCATTGGAAAAATGCTcttcaataacaatattttgcaACAAACCATCAAAATACTCTCCGATGAACTTGTGGTAACTGATCTTCCACCTGAACCCTCAGTTCAATATAGAAAACAGCTGGCAATAGGACTCTTTTATAAG GGTCTTTTATTTCTCTCTCCCCAAAACATATTGCACTCACGATACAAATCCGGAAAGATAAAACTTCATCAAACGCGTCCAGTTTCTACTGCGTCGCAGTCGTTTCCAACTGATCCAAATATATGGCCTCTTAATGAACCAATACCTAAGGTGGAAGCATTG CACCAGTGCGCGGGAGAGGCAAAGTATGTCGATGATCACCCGTCCCTACCTAGAGAAGTGTTTGCTACGTTTGTCCTTACAACTATCGCAAGAGGAAATATAGACATTATAGATGCCACTGAAGCTTTG AATTTCCCTGGCGTTATAGCCTTCTATACAGCTAAAGATATCCCTGGCGTCAATTCATTTACACCACCTGAAGACCAAGATAGTATTACGAATGAAGAGATACTATGTGACGGTgaagttttttattacaaccAACCTTTAGGAATTATCGTAGCAGAATCTTATGATATAGCTAACAGAGCTCGATTATTGGTAAAGGTTAAGTACAGTAACGTACGTCAACCCAAAATAgatataaggaatattaaaaatgatcctAGTCAAGTTACATTATTCTCATGTATAAACGCAACTGACAAGGGTAACGATGTAGTCAAAGTTATCGATGACGATCAAACTATATTTGGGCAATATCATTTTTGTTTGGAAAATTTGTCATGTGTTTCTTGGCCAACTGAAGAAGGAATTAAAGCTACTCCCACGTCACACTACTTAGCTGCTGCTCAAACGATGTCGGCACGGTGCTTGAACATCGATCAAAGCAG GGTCGACATGGAAGTTCATCGAGTTGGAGGAAGTTTTGGATTGAAATTGTCAAGACAGACTCTTATAACTACAGCTTGCAGTATCGCTACCTACAAACTGAACCGACCTTGTAGATTCCTCATGCCATTAAGAATCCAAACTCGTGCAATTGGTAAACGAATGCCTTCTTCAACGAATTATGAA atAGGTGTTAATAGTGAAGGTGTTATTCAGTACTTGAATTATGACATTTATGATGATAATGGTTATATTGTCAACGAACTTCTTATACGAATCACTGAAGGAAACTATTACAATTGCTATGACAAGGCAAGGTGGAATTTTAGATGTTTCAATGCTATTTCTGATACTCCTTCGAATACTTGGTTTCGTTCTCCag GGACATTGGAAGCCATTTCTGCCGCTGAGACAATCATGGAACGAATAGCTTACGAATTGGACTTAGATCCTTTAACAGTTCGCCTAAATAACCTTGACAAAGAATTTGGTGACCTTATTGAAATGACCAATACTCTTATAAATGATTCAAATTACATCGAAAGGAAAAAGGCAAAAGacaaatttaattcagaaaATAGATGGAAAAAACGAGGCTTAAGATTTGCTCTTATGAGATGGAACAGCACCTAcccttatatattaaatataacattatcagTCTACAGCGGTGATGGGTCAGTTGCAATAACTCACGGAGGGGTTGAATTAGGTCAAGGCATTAACACTAAAGCAATTCAAGTTTGTGCATATTTCTTGAATATAcctgtaagtaaaataaaagttaaagccAGCAACACAATGGCCAATCCGAATAATTCATGTACTGTTTCGAGTTTGGCATCCCAAAATGTTGCTTTAGGAGTTACAAGATGTTGTAAGGAATTGCTAGAACGATTAGAACCTTTAAGAAGAGATATGGGTAACCCAACATGGGAACGATTAATTGCAAGAGCATATGAACTGGGAATTAATTTACAAGCAAATGGACTCGCTACATTTGATGACGTATATAAGAACAATAATGTTTTTGGTGCGATCTTAGCTGAAGTTGAAGTCGATGTACTAACAGGTGAATCTGAAATCCTGAGAGTTGATTTATTAGAAGACGTAGGTCGTAGTATTAATCCATTAATTGATATTGGGcaa ATTGAAGGTGCGTTCGTACAGGGACTGGGTTATATGACATCTGAAGAATTGGTGTATAATTATAGCACTGGTGAACTGCTCACCGATCGATCTTGGAATTACTATGTACCACAAGCCACGGATATACCGCAGGACTTTCGAATATACTTTCGGGAGAAATCTTACAGCTATGATGCTATTCTTGGAACAAAat CAACTAGTGAGCCACCTCTTTGTTTGTCAGTGGTAGTGCCCTTCGCAATGAGAGAGGCAATAGCTTCTGCCAGATTAGAGTCAGGAATCCCTTCAAACAAATGGTTTAATatag ATGGACCATACACCgtagaaaaaatatgtttgtcatGCGAAACCAAAATTgaggatttaaaattttactaa